A region from the Mesomycoplasma hyopneumoniae J genome encodes:
- a CDS encoding F0F1 ATP synthase subunit C, producing MNSIVNFSQQLIQNFQEVSQRTAADSSNLKAFAYLGAGLAMIGVIGVGAGQGYAAGKACDAIARNPEAQKQVFRVLVIGTAISETSSIYALLVALILIFVG from the coding sequence ATGAATTCTATTGTTAATTTTTCGCAACAACTTATTCAAAATTTTCAGGAAGTAAGTCAAAGAACTGCGGCAGATTCATCAAATTTAAAAGCATTTGCATATTTAGGCGCAGGACTGGCGATGATTGGAGTAATTGGGGTTGGTGCTGGCCAAGGATATGCGGCCGGGAAAGCCTGTGATGCAATTGCCCGTAATCCCGAAGCACAAAAACAAGTATTTCGTGTGTTGGTTATAGGGACAGCGATTTCAGAGACATCTTCAATTTATGCGCTTCTTGTTGCACTAATTTTAATTTTTGTTGGATAA
- a CDS encoding ATP synthase F0 subunit B, producing MVNLNQSLGDLFKGIIPNVYVLGATIVSFLILFLFITYFVYRPLKKYIKKRKDFLQNHIDLTIKSNVEAEKLEKKSQQKLLETKEFCIELKEKSQIEANEFLEDAKKTAIDNARQLINEGQKVLLEYENEIKSKYYMNVINVAVEICQKYLEKQDKNNKILQQSLIADLEKELKKRENSSKKKDNFGK from the coding sequence ATGGTAAATCTGAATCAATCATTGGGTGACTTATTTAAAGGGATTATCCCTAATGTTTATGTTTTGGGTGCTACAATAGTTAGTTTTTTGATTTTGTTTTTATTTATTACTTATTTTGTCTATCGTCCGTTAAAGAAATACATAAAAAAACGTAAGGATTTTTTACAAAACCATATAGATCTAACAATTAAATCAAATGTAGAAGCTGAAAAACTTGAAAAAAAAAGTCAACAAAAACTGCTAGAAACTAAAGAGTTTTGCATTGAGCTTAAAGAAAAATCACAAATTGAAGCTAATGAATTTCTTGAAGATGCCAAGAAAACTGCAATCGATAATGCGCGTCAACTAATTAATGAAGGCCAAAAAGTTCTACTTGAATACGAGAATGAAATTAAGTCTAAATATTATATGAATGTTATAAATGTTGCAGTTGAAATCTGTCAAAAATACCTTGAAAAACAAGATAAAAATAATAAAATTCTCCAGCAAAGTCTGATTGCTGACTTGGAAAAGGAGCTAAAAAAACGCGAAAATTCCTCCAAAAAAAAGGATAATTTTGGTAAATAA
- a CDS encoding F0F1 ATP synthase subunit delta — protein MYLYKKNYYGYAESLLDISISENNVEKYINDCFFILSIIQNNQVLILLFKSHFIGKQEKFNIIDKIFSAKIEKILVNFLKVIAKNNLFLYYKQILLKYIKLANSHLSQTWGEIETAFPISSVMTSSFESILSKKLGKKVHLRHKINSKLISGIRIIVDNQIFENSLFSELKLLKQNLKKHLITKNDL, from the coding sequence ATGTATTTGTATAAAAAAAATTATTATGGTTATGCTGAGAGTCTTTTGGATATTTCCATTTCTGAAAATAATGTTGAAAAATATATAAATGATTGTTTTTTTATTCTTAGTATAATTCAGAATAATCAGGTTTTAATCTTGTTGTTTAAGTCTCATTTTATTGGAAAACAGGAAAAATTTAACATAATAGATAAAATTTTTTCAGCAAAAATTGAAAAAATTTTAGTTAATTTTCTTAAAGTTATTGCTAAAAATAACCTTTTTTTATATTATAAGCAAATTTTGCTAAAATATATTAAGCTGGCAAATTCTCATTTAAGTCAAACTTGGGGTGAAATTGAAACTGCATTTCCGATTTCTTCAGTAATGACTTCAAGTTTCGAGTCTATTCTTTCAAAAAAACTAGGAAAAAAAGTTCATCTAAGACATAAAATTAATTCAAAATTAATTTCTGGGATTAGAATAATTGTTGATAATCAAATTTTTGAAAATTCACTTTTTTCCGAACTTAAACTGCTAAAACAAAATCTAAAAAAACACCTAATCACCAAAAATGATCTATAA
- the atpA gene encoding F0F1 ATP synthase subunit alpha: MNKDINIAAIIKNEIENFEGKIQNHDIGKVIIVGDGVALVSGIEKVKFGELVEFENNVLGIALNLEQDLIGVVIMASENSVFQGSIVRRTKSVISITVGDQLLGRVVNALGIPIDGKAELDNSLKSAIFTNAPSIMDRKSVDRGLKTGILAIDSLVPIGKGQRELIIGDRQTGKTTIAIDAILNQKGKDVYCVYVAIGQKNSSVAQIVSLLEKKGALEYTTVILAGASELSPLQYLAPYSGAAIAEYWMNKKKDVLIIYDDLSKHAIAYRTLSLLLRRPPGREAFPGDIFYQHSYLLERSAQLSNDKGGGSITALPIIETQAGDISAYIPTNVISITDGQIFLRDSLFNSGQKPAIDIGLSVSRVGSAAQTNLMKWASSSLKLNLAQYNELKAFAQFGSDLGPSSQLILDRGNKIYEILKQENQYPLTERQQIMLLILIRENLIDSLEQKSIPLFKSAFLKYCDSEPKFRDKIEKMDYNRVLEPNNLAGILKDITDFIEKFNLGNVF, from the coding sequence ATGAATAAAGATATAAATATAGCCGCAATAATCAAAAATGAAATAGAAAATTTTGAAGGGAAAATTCAAAATCACGACATTGGAAAGGTCATTATTGTTGGTGATGGTGTTGCGCTTGTATCGGGAATTGAAAAAGTAAAATTTGGTGAACTTGTTGAATTTGAAAATAATGTTTTAGGAATCGCGCTAAATTTAGAACAAGATTTAATTGGCGTTGTTATTATGGCTAGTGAAAATTCAGTTTTTCAAGGGTCGATAGTTAGAAGAACAAAATCGGTAATTTCAATTACAGTTGGTGATCAACTTTTAGGACGAGTTGTAAATGCTCTAGGAATTCCAATTGATGGAAAAGCAGAACTTGATAATAGTCTGAAAAGTGCGATTTTTACAAATGCGCCGTCAATTATGGACAGAAAAAGTGTGGATCGCGGGCTAAAAACAGGAATTTTAGCAATTGATTCACTAGTTCCAATCGGAAAAGGTCAGCGTGAATTAATAATTGGTGATCGCCAAACTGGAAAAACAACAATCGCAATTGATGCAATTTTAAACCAAAAAGGAAAAGATGTTTATTGTGTTTATGTAGCAATTGGACAAAAAAACTCAAGTGTCGCACAAATTGTTTCGCTTTTAGAAAAAAAAGGTGCCCTTGAATATACAACAGTAATTTTGGCTGGAGCAAGCGAACTCTCACCTCTCCAATACCTTGCGCCATATTCTGGGGCAGCGATCGCCGAATACTGAATGAATAAGAAAAAAGATGTGCTAATAATTTATGATGATTTATCAAAGCATGCAATTGCCTATCGAACTTTGTCACTACTTTTGAGAAGGCCGCCCGGAAGAGAAGCATTTCCTGGGGATATTTTTTATCAGCATTCTTACCTCCTTGAAAGGTCTGCGCAACTTTCTAATGACAAAGGTGGTGGTTCGATTACAGCTTTGCCCATAATTGAAACCCAGGCCGGGGATATTTCTGCATATATCCCAACAAATGTAATTTCTATTACCGATGGGCAAATTTTTTTACGAGATAGTTTGTTTAATTCTGGCCAAAAACCAGCAATTGATATTGGCCTTTCAGTCTCACGGGTTGGTTCTGCTGCCCAAACTAATTTGATGAAATGAGCATCTTCATCCCTAAAATTAAACTTAGCCCAGTATAATGAACTTAAAGCTTTTGCCCAGTTTGGTTCTGATTTAGGGCCTAGTTCACAGTTAATTTTAGATCGTGGGAATAAAATTTATGAAATTTTAAAACAAGAAAACCAATATCCACTAACTGAAAGGCAGCAAATTATGTTGCTAATTTTGATTCGCGAAAATCTAATCGATAGTTTAGAACAAAAATCAATACCATTATTTAAGTCAGCGTTTTTAAAATATTGTGATTCTGAGCCCAAATTTAGAGACAAAATTGAAAAAATGGATTATAATCGTGTTCTAGAACCCAATAATCTTGCTGGAATTCTTAAAGATATCACCGATTTTATTGAAAAATTCAATTTAGGGAATGTATTTTAG
- a CDS encoding F0F1 ATP synthase subunit gamma: MPKLNRLRARFVQIQNIEKMTNVMEMIANAKIPKIKNKFKIVQEYFENLDYIFQNILANLSKKVEELTNADSKKNLYIIFGSNLGFCGALNNLILKNVVPQLQKNDEIIVFGEKIYNFLSINYSNLIIKFFLNIEETNFSEPILEISNFVNQSIFERKYKKIFICYNKFISIIHSSPEMQNLFDFKKNTIKYGGYGIEFEPNATEVFKKLMPFYIKSILEKLFIESKLVETSTRRTSMESATENASEILHKLETEINSSRQAMITQEIIEIISGKM, encoded by the coding sequence ATGCCCAAATTAAACCGACTTAGAGCCCGATTTGTCCAGATTCAAAACATTGAAAAAATGACAAATGTAATGGAAATGATTGCGAATGCAAAAATTCCAAAAATAAAAAACAAGTTTAAAATTGTTCAAGAATATTTTGAAAATTTAGATTATATTTTTCAAAATATTCTTGCAAATTTATCTAAGAAGGTTGAGGAATTAACTAATGCTGATTCCAAAAAAAATCTTTATATTATTTTTGGATCAAATTTAGGTTTTTGTGGTGCCCTTAATAATTTAATCTTAAAAAATGTTGTCCCACAACTTCAGAAAAATGATGAAATTATCGTCTTTGGTGAAAAAATTTATAATTTTTTGTCAATAAATTACTCTAATTTAATTATTAAATTTTTTCTAAATATTGAAGAAACTAATTTTAGTGAACCAATTTTAGAAATCTCAAACTTTGTAAATCAATCGATTTTTGAGAGAAAATATAAAAAAATTTTTATTTGTTATAACAAATTTATCAGTATTATACATTCAAGCCCAGAGATGCAAAATTTATTTGATTTCAAAAAAAATACTATAAAATACGGTGGTTACGGGATTGAGTTTGAACCAAATGCTACTGAGGTTTTTAAAAAATTAATGCCCTTTTATATAAAATCCATCCTTGAAAAACTTTTTATCGAATCAAAATTAGTTGAGACTTCAACTAGACGAACATCAATGGAAAGTGCAACTGAAAATGCCAGTGAAATTTTGCATAAGTTAGAAACAGAAATAAATTCAAGTCGTCAAGCAATGATTACACAAGAAATTATTGAGATTATTAGTGGTAAAATGTAG
- the atpD gene encoding F0F1 ATP synthase subunit beta: protein MEKQKNVGHIVQIFGPVIDVQFPNEHMPAILSALEVKINDESIIFEVAQHLGEGIVRAIAMSMTYNLSKGLEVYDTGSQISVPVGKQVLSRMFNVLGQPIDGGKPLDSFIKNPIHAKAPTYLEQKATSEILVTGIKVIDLLIPFIKGGKIGLFGGAGVGKTVLVQELINNIASKHGGLSVFAGVGERSREGNDLYFEMKKAGVLDKTALVFGQMNEPPGARMRVALSALTMAEYFRDYENQDVLLFIDNIFRFTQAGSEVSTLLGRIPSTVGYQPTLSTEMGQLQERITSTIRGSITSVQAVYVPADDITDPAPATTFSHLDAKTVLDRGIAALGIYPAVDPLASSSRALEPNIVGKKHYLVAKKVVQILQRFKELQDIIAILGVDELSESDKQVVARARRIRNFLSQPFFVAQKFSGIQGQFIKIQDTVNNFDELLSGKYDNIPEEAFLYVGTIDQALEKAKKMGWSEKN, encoded by the coding sequence ATGGAAAAACAAAAAAATGTTGGTCATATTGTACAAATTTTTGGCCCTGTCATTGATGTTCAGTTCCCAAACGAACATATGCCGGCGATTCTTTCAGCTCTTGAGGTTAAAATTAACGATGAGAGTATAATTTTTGAGGTCGCACAGCATTTAGGTGAAGGAATTGTTAGGGCAATCGCAATGTCAATGACTTATAATTTATCAAAAGGACTTGAGGTTTATGATACTGGTTCACAAATTTCAGTTCCTGTTGGAAAACAAGTACTTTCTCGAATGTTTAATGTTTTAGGTCAACCAATCGATGGCGGAAAACCACTTGATTCATTTATAAAAAATCCTATTCATGCAAAAGCGCCGACATATTTAGAGCAAAAAGCAACTAGCGAAATTTTAGTTACTGGCATAAAAGTAATTGATCTTTTAATACCATTTATAAAAGGCGGGAAAATCGGACTTTTTGGCGGAGCAGGTGTTGGCAAAACTGTTTTAGTTCAAGAATTAATTAATAATATCGCTTCAAAACATGGAGGTCTTTCGGTTTTTGCTGGAGTCGGCGAAAGATCGCGCGAAGGAAATGATCTTTATTTTGAAATGAAAAAGGCCGGTGTTCTAGATAAAACGGCGCTTGTTTTTGGACAAATGAATGAACCTCCTGGAGCAAGAATGCGAGTTGCGCTCTCAGCACTAACGATGGCAGAGTATTTTCGTGACTATGAAAATCAGGATGTTCTACTTTTTATTGATAATATCTTTCGGTTTACTCAAGCAGGCTCAGAAGTTTCAACTTTATTAGGAAGAATTCCTTCAACAGTAGGATACCAACCAACATTATCCACTGAAATGGGTCAGTTACAAGAGCGAATTACATCAACAATTCGCGGTTCAATAACCTCGGTTCAAGCGGTTTATGTCCCAGCTGATGATATCACTGATCCCGCACCAGCAACAACTTTTTCTCATCTTGATGCAAAAACAGTTCTAGATCGAGGCATTGCTGCTTTAGGGATTTATCCAGCAGTAGACCCACTGGCTTCATCATCGCGGGCACTTGAACCAAATATTGTCGGTAAAAAACATTATCTAGTTGCCAAAAAAGTTGTTCAGATTTTGCAAAGATTTAAGGAATTACAAGATATTATTGCGATTTTAGGCGTCGATGAACTAAGTGAATCTGATAAACAAGTCGTTGCCCGTGCGCGAAGAATTCGAAATTTTTTATCACAACCATTCTTCGTAGCGCAGAAATTTTCCGGAATTCAAGGGCAATTTATAAAAATTCAAGATACGGTTAATAATTTTGATGAACTTTTATCAGGAAAATATGATAATATCCCTGAAGAAGCATTTTTATATGTAGGGACAATTGATCAAGCACTTGAAAAAGCAAAAAAAATGGGTTGAAGTGAAAAAAATTAG
- the recU gene encoding Holliday junction resolvase RecU, with product MNHKNRGMFLEKIINNTIEFYCENGIGIFHKKNLDISFKAVSKDLAVNDAFIFKKSTVDYYGIYKGIFVAFEAKSTNENVLNLKQIPEHQLSYLQKIREHFGCAFFIIFFKQLEKFYIVSIDKINLSWKSIPVAFLQKEGFEIPLTYPGIIDFIGYIDQMI from the coding sequence ATGAACCACAAAAACCGCGGAATGTTTCTCGAAAAAATTATTAACAACACAATTGAATTTTACTGTGAAAACGGTATTGGTATTTTCCATAAAAAAAATTTAGATATTAGTTTTAAGGCGGTTAGTAAAGATTTAGCAGTCAATGATGCTTTTATTTTTAAGAAATCAACAGTTGATTATTATGGAATTTATAAAGGAATTTTTGTTGCTTTTGAGGCAAAAAGTACAAACGAAAATGTTCTAAATTTAAAGCAAATACCTGAACATCAACTAAGTTATCTTCAAAAAATTCGAGAACATTTTGGTTGTGCTTTTTTTATAATTTTTTTCAAACAACTAGAAAAATTTTATATTGTAAGTATTGACAAAATTAATTTATCCTGAAAATCTATTCCTGTTGCATTTTTACAAAAAGAAGGTTTTGAAATCCCGCTAACATATCCAGGGATAATCGATTTTATAGGTTATATTGATCAGATGATTTAA
- the rpsB gene encoding 30S ribosomal protein S2 — protein sequence MEKLVTQQVQNVDPKQSEILNISEIPAENPTETPIISKQKLLEAGVYFGHKASQWHPKMAQFLLKKKRNETHIIDVLKTQKMLEIAYKLVEKFAQKGAKFIFVGTKKQAKKVIEEQAVRTNSIYVSGRWLGGTLTNNRTILSRLKTMENLEKQAAENFQGYTKKEKLAKQKQLAKLQKNLNGIKGLKDVPLFSLIMLVADPLKDAIAVKEARKKGIKIIGITDSNVDPSLVDFGIPANDDSTKSITLIFTVLADAIASAKGGKKLFAYQSDENIILPEDPEKELKQTRYRNNSFEKFARQKNTLKESQVLKPNTEIQA from the coding sequence ATGGAAAAACTAGTAACACAACAAGTCCAAAATGTTGATCCAAAGCAATCCGAAATATTAAATATTAGCGAGATTCCAGCGGAAAATCCTACTGAAACTCCTATTATTTCAAAACAAAAATTACTCGAAGCTGGGGTTTATTTTGGTCACAAAGCATCACAATGACACCCAAAGATGGCGCAATTTTTGTTAAAAAAAAAGAGAAATGAAACCCACATTATTGACGTTTTAAAAACACAAAAAATGTTGGAAATTGCCTATAAATTAGTTGAAAAGTTTGCTCAAAAAGGAGCAAAATTTATTTTTGTTGGAACAAAAAAACAGGCAAAAAAAGTCATAGAAGAACAAGCTGTCCGAACAAATTCTATTTATGTTTCAGGCAGATGATTAGGTGGAACTTTAACAAATAATCGAACAATTTTATCTAGGCTTAAAACAATGGAAAATCTTGAAAAGCAAGCAGCAGAAAATTTTCAAGGTTATACAAAAAAGGAAAAACTTGCAAAACAAAAACAATTAGCCAAGTTACAAAAAAACCTTAACGGAATTAAAGGGCTTAAGGATGTTCCCCTATTTTCTCTAATTATGTTAGTTGCCGACCCCTTAAAGGATGCAATCGCGGTTAAAGAAGCTCGTAAGAAAGGGATAAAAATTATTGGCATAACAGATTCAAATGTTGATCCTTCGTTGGTTGATTTTGGGATTCCAGCAAATGATGATTCGACTAAATCAATTACATTAATATTTACAGTTCTAGCTGATGCAATTGCTTCAGCAAAAGGAGGTAAAAAACTTTTTGCATATCAGTCAGACGAAAATATAATTCTTCCTGAGGATCCAGAAAAAGAATTAAAACAAACTCGTTACCGCAATAATTCATTTGAAAAATTTGCTCGCCAAAAAAATACTTTAAAAGAGAGTCAAGTTTTAAAACCAAACACAGAAATTCAAGCCTAA
- the tsf gene encoding translation elongation factor Ts gives MSQIDKMAKIKKLREISDAPFVDCKKALENSDYDIDLAINWLNKSGKSKALKKSDRIAAEGLVLAKKDPNSVLVFELNSETDFVAKNQNFINLQQKIGELLLANDFTNLEDALLIQDEAGRPISELLILATATIGEKITLRRVFKTKYSLEQSVEVYTHSNGQIAVITILKGGNLEIAKNISMHVAALNPQYILKIEVPNEKLQEIQLEVEKKAFAEVKNFEKKPENVKAGILKGMIDKQLSEFVLELQPLATDSAITVEKYLAQNSATLEKVVRFEVGEGIQKQNVDFSAEVNQQIQEFQKK, from the coding sequence ATGTCACAAATTGATAAAATGGCAAAAATCAAAAAATTAAGGGAAATTAGTGATGCTCCCTTTGTTGATTGTAAAAAAGCATTAGAAAATTCCGATTATGATATTGATTTAGCAATTAATTGACTTAATAAAAGCGGAAAATCAAAAGCTTTGAAAAAATCAGATCGAATTGCCGCTGAAGGGTTGGTTTTAGCAAAAAAAGATCCTAATTCCGTTTTAGTTTTTGAGCTAAATTCGGAAACTGATTTTGTTGCGAAAAATCAAAATTTTATAAATTTGCAACAAAAGATTGGTGAGTTACTCCTTGCAAATGATTTTACAAATTTAGAAGACGCCTTACTTATTCAGGATGAGGCAGGTAGGCCAATTTCAGAATTATTGATTTTAGCAACAGCAACAATAGGCGAAAAAATTACCTTGCGTCGCGTTTTTAAAACAAAATATTCTTTAGAACAAAGTGTTGAAGTTTATACCCATTCAAATGGTCAAATTGCAGTAATTACGATTTTAAAAGGCGGAAATTTAGAAATAGCAAAAAATATTTCCATGCATGTAGCGGCATTAAATCCCCAATATATTTTAAAAATCGAGGTTCCAAACGAGAAATTGCAGGAAATTCAATTAGAAGTTGAGAAAAAGGCTTTTGCTGAAGTTAAAAATTTTGAGAAAAAACCAGAAAATGTTAAGGCCGGCATTTTAAAAGGAATGATAGACAAGCAACTTTCAGAATTTGTTTTAGAACTTCAGCCTTTAGCGACTGACAGTGCTATTACAGTCGAAAAATATTTAGCTCAAAATTCAGCAACATTAGAAAAAGTAGTTCGTTTTGAGGTAGGCGAGGGGATCCAAAAGCAGAATGTTGATTTTTCCGCTGAGGTTAATCAGCAAATTCAAGAATTTCAGAAAAAATAG
- the ffh gene encoding signal recognition particle protein produces the protein MLEFLTNRIQSSLKKLQKSITINESDLVEITREIRLALLEADVNLLVVKDFISKVKAQVLKQGLTSKLNPQQEFLKILHQNLLEILGINSKSINFNKTLTIIMLVGLQGSGKTTTAAKLAVFARQKKLAKKILLVACDTYRPAAIDQLKQLGKQVLIEVFYVEKSPVQIAKEALIYSKNNDFDLVIFDTAGRLSINEELMNELSEIKENIKPDQILFILDALSGQDIINVAQIFNQKINLTGAIITKLDSNARAGAALSITHLLKIPVLLVGTGEKISALELFHPNRMADRILGMGDVRSLLEQAEENIDKKTVKKLSHRMFSGQFDLNDLLNSLAQIQKIGKFSKIIKMIPGLSGKIDQSQIDEVEKKMKVYKILISSMTIEERKKPKILKNPSRRSRILRGSGRSSAEFNRLINEFESMSKKMSEISTKNLNLDSFIK, from the coding sequence ATGCTAGAATTTTTAACTAATCGAATTCAGTCATCCTTAAAAAAATTACAAAAATCCATAACAATTAATGAAAGTGATTTAGTCGAAATAACACGTGAAATCCGGCTTGCCTTACTTGAAGCTGATGTTAATTTGTTGGTGGTTAAAGATTTTATATCTAAAGTTAAAGCCCAAGTCTTAAAGCAGGGTTTGACTTCAAAATTAAACCCACAGCAAGAATTTCTAAAAATTTTACATCAAAATTTACTAGAAATTCTTGGAATTAATTCAAAATCAATTAATTTTAACAAAACTCTTACTATAATAATGTTAGTTGGCCTTCAAGGTTCGGGGAAAACAACAACCGCTGCAAAATTAGCAGTTTTTGCAAGGCAAAAAAAATTAGCAAAAAAAATTTTACTAGTTGCTTGTGATACTTATAGACCAGCTGCAATCGATCAATTAAAACAGTTAGGAAAACAGGTTTTAATTGAGGTGTTTTATGTTGAGAAATCACCAGTTCAAATTGCAAAAGAGGCCCTAATTTATAGTAAAAACAATGATTTTGATCTTGTAATTTTCGATACGGCTGGCCGGCTTTCAATCAACGAAGAATTAATGAATGAGCTTTCAGAAATTAAAGAAAATATTAAACCTGATCAAATTTTATTTATTCTTGATGCACTTTCAGGTCAAGACATTATCAATGTTGCTCAAATTTTCAACCAGAAAATTAACCTCACAGGAGCAATTATTACAAAATTAGACTCAAATGCGCGCGCAGGTGCCGCGCTTTCAATAACGCATTTACTTAAAATTCCGGTTTTGCTCGTCGGGACAGGTGAAAAAATTTCTGCTCTTGAACTTTTTCATCCAAATAGGATGGCCGATCGAATTTTAGGAATGGGGGATGTAAGGTCACTTTTAGAGCAAGCAGAGGAAAATATTGACAAAAAAACAGTAAAAAAATTATCTCATCGAATGTTTTCTGGCCAGTTTGATTTAAATGATCTTTTAAATAGTCTAGCCCAGATTCAGAAAATCGGAAAATTTTCAAAAATTATTAAAATGATACCAGGTTTATCAGGAAAAATTGATCAAAGTCAAATAGATGAAGTTGAGAAAAAGATGAAGGTCTATAAAATTTTGATTTCTTCAATGACAATTGAGGAAAGAAAAAAACCAAAAATTTTAAAAAATCCCTCGCGTCGAAGTCGAATTTTGCGTGGTTCTGGAAGGTCAAGTGCTGAATTTAACCGTTTAATTAATGAATTTGAATCAATGTCGAAAAAAATGTCAGAAATTTCCACAAAAAATCTTAATCTTGACTCTTTTATTAAATAA
- a CDS encoding glycine--tRNA ligase, protein MAKIENYNFFINQLRELGFVFPSSQIYGGLANSYDYGHLGVLLRKNIENFWADFFVNSNPNAFFIDSKILLNPKVWQASGHLDNFVDLLVENKINKKRYRVDHLFEEFFPEVEFEKLSQDEIQGYLSQIQLLENAKVEWASPKKFNLLFPTYQGIIEDEKTLLYLRPETAQGIFINFKNLLRTTKNSLPLIIAQVGKSFRNEISPGNFIFRTREFVQLELEIFLKPDQSENFFQNEIEKIKNFLKKLGFAKNSIRLNYHKKEKLAHYAKATADFEYNFNFGWGELIGISNRGDYDLKNHSEKSGEKLEFVDSATGKKFLPHIIEPSMGLDRLMLAVLEECFCFDSVKNRYFLKLPFILSPYKVAVLPLLKKFNFLAEKIWNELISQKISATLVTSGSIGKRYYHQDVIGTYFCITIDQKSVENSIVTLRFRDTTEQKTLKIDEITKFIKENFVNE, encoded by the coding sequence ATGGCCAAAATTGAAAATTACAATTTTTTTATTAACCAACTACGGGAGCTAGGGTTTGTTTTTCCAAGTTCACAAATTTATGGTGGTCTGGCAAATTCGTATGATTATGGTCATCTTGGTGTGCTTTTAAGAAAAAATATTGAGAATTTTTGAGCTGATTTTTTTGTTAATTCAAATCCTAATGCATTTTTTATTGATAGTAAAATTTTATTAAACCCGAAAGTTTGACAGGCGTCTGGACACCTTGATAATTTTGTTGATTTATTAGTTGAAAATAAAATTAATAAAAAAAGATATCGTGTTGATCATCTTTTTGAAGAATTTTTTCCTGAGGTTGAATTTGAAAAATTATCTCAGGATGAAATTCAGGGGTATTTATCTCAAATTCAACTTTTGGAAAATGCAAAAGTTGAATGAGCTAGCCCAAAAAAATTTAATTTACTTTTTCCGACCTATCAAGGCATAATCGAAGATGAAAAAACACTTTTATATTTAAGACCGGAGACAGCTCAGGGTATTTTTATAAATTTTAAAAATCTTCTGCGGACAACAAAAAATAGTTTGCCCTTGATAATTGCTCAAGTAGGAAAATCTTTCCGAAATGAAATTTCCCCGGGAAATTTCATTTTTCGTACACGTGAATTTGTACAACTAGAATTAGAAATATTCTTAAAACCCGATCAATCAGAGAATTTTTTTCAAAATGAGATTGAAAAAATTAAAAACTTTTTAAAAAAACTTGGTTTTGCGAAAAATTCAATCAGATTAAACTATCACAAAAAAGAAAAATTAGCTCATTATGCCAAGGCAACAGCTGACTTTGAATACAATTTTAATTTTGGGTGGGGTGAATTGATCGGAATTAGTAATCGTGGTGATTATGACCTCAAAAACCATAGTGAGAAAAGTGGTGAGAAGCTTGAATTTGTTGATTCAGCTACAGGAAAAAAATTTTTACCCCACATTATCGAACCTTCGATGGGCCTTGATCGTTTAATGTTGGCGGTTTTAGAAGAATGTTTTTGTTTTGACAGTGTAAAAAATCGCTATTTTTTAAAGCTACCATTTATTCTAAGTCCTTATAAGGTTGCAGTTTTGCCGCTTTTGAAAAAATTTAATTTTTTAGCAGAAAAAATTTGAAATGAATTAATTAGCCAAAAAATATCAGCAACACTAGTAACTTCCGGTTCAATCGGGAAAAGATACTATCATCAAGATGTGATTGGAACGTATTTTTGTATTACAATTGACCAAAAATCGGTTGAAAATAGCATTGTAACACTAAGATTCCGGGATACAACCGAGCAAAAAACACTAAAAATTGACGAAATAACTAAATTTATCAAGGAAAATTTTGTTAATGAATAG